Proteins from a genomic interval of Danio rerio strain Tuebingen ecotype United States chromosome 4, GRCz12tu, whole genome shotgun sequence:
- the LOC141381818 gene encoding uncharacterized protein, which translates to MAFIKEECEDVKIEETFTVKREDLLEQTDLIKENEESKEKEHLVKIEEKTHLQTDGILKRRDKNHFTCTQCGKSFTQSSSLNQHTRIHTGEKPFTCTDCGKRFSRSWHLNQHTRIHTGEKPFTCTDCGKSFSRSWQLNQHMMIHTGEKPFTCIQCGKSFCRSSSLNLHMRIHTGEKPFTCTQCGKSFSQSSNLNKHMKTHTGVKPFTCTQCGKSFSQSSDLKQHMMIHTGEKPFTCTQCGKSFSRSSHLNEHTMIHIREKPFTCTQCGKRFSLSSSLNLHTRIHTGEKPFTCSQCRKSFSQSSNLKKHMRIHTGEKPFRCTQCGKSFSQSSHLNKHMMSHTIQSNHSLALKPR; encoded by the exons atggcgtttattaaagaggagtgtgaagatgtgaagattgaagaaacattcacagtcaaacggGAAGATCTGCTGGAACAAACAG acctaattaaagagaATGAGGAGAGTAAAGAGAAGGAACAtcttgtcaaaattgaggaaaaaactcatttacagactgatggtattttaaaaaggagagacaagaatcattttacctgcactcagtgtgggaagagtttcacccaatcatcatcccttaatcaacacacgaggatccacactggagagaaaccattcacatgcactgatTGTGGGAAGAGATTCAGCAGATCATGGCACCTTAATCAACACacaaggatccacactggagagaaaccattcacatgcactgattgtgggaagagtttcagcagatCATGGcagcttaatcaacacatgatgatccacactggtgagaaaccattcacatgcattcagtgtgggaagagtttctgcCGATCATcgtcccttaatctacacatgaggatccacactggagagaaaccattcacatgcactcagtgtgggaagagtttcagccaatcatcaaaccttaataaacacatgaagacccacactggtgtgaaaccatttacatgcactcagtgtgggaagagtttcagccaatcatcagaccttaaacaacacatgatgatccacactggagagaaaccatttacatgcactcagtgtgggaagagtttcagccgctcaTCACACCTAAATGAACACACAATGATCCACAtcagagagaaaccattcacatgcactcagtgtgggaagcgtttcagcctatcatcatcccttaatctacacacgaggattcacactggagagaaaccattcacatgcagtcagtgtaggaagagtttcagccaatcatcaaaccttaaaaaacacatgaggatccacactggagagaaaccatttagatgcactcagtgtgggaagagtttcagccaatcatcacaccttaataaacacatgatgagCCACACCATTCAGagtaaccattcacttgcacttaagCCGCGGtaa